One Oscillospiraceae bacterium DNA window includes the following coding sequences:
- a CDS encoding nucleotidyltransferase family protein → MAAKAQQKILQALVLLMRGYLQKTSGTETVKNVQLLSFARQHSVIGLTAQALSLDPTLEAAQRRYCTGVEMAVLQRTCEKNFAFSQIAEAFEAQKIPCLPVKGFRIGRAYPVPELREMGDWDIVIHPEDREAAASVFAKAGYAAGEHSESSSQYQKDEIVFEIHTLLFPSLCRLYPKCRPFLQNLWQCARQAEASQQFFLTETAEFLMMVLHMASHFYYGNCGIRFFLDLAMYLDQYSMQIDWKIVLEQMQTFGLSRFLREMLALTAKWFPVNLPDDILQTETFQNRRLEQMILSGGTYGYVGRSNLSLAVKTDYALSHKKTGAKHLLCAWIFRPINHLQGEYTYLKKYPFLYPLSFFQRAVRWLRRRKGRDTFASVRDLPKEADRVSQEFDLLHKIGLK, encoded by the coding sequence ATGGCAGCCAAAGCACAGCAGAAAATTTTGCAGGCGCTTGTTTTGCTGATGCGCGGGTATTTGCAGAAAACTTCCGGTACAGAAACAGTAAAAAATGTACAGCTGTTGTCTTTTGCGCGGCAGCATTCGGTTATCGGGTTGACTGCCCAGGCTCTTTCTTTAGACCCTACCCTAGAAGCTGCCCAGCGTCGGTACTGCACCGGGGTGGAGATGGCCGTTTTGCAGCGTACGTGTGAAAAAAACTTTGCTTTTTCACAGATTGCAGAGGCCTTTGAAGCACAGAAAATCCCCTGCCTGCCGGTAAAAGGATTCCGCATTGGCAGGGCGTACCCGGTTCCGGAACTGCGTGAAATGGGAGATTGGGATATTGTCATTCACCCCGAAGATCGGGAAGCGGCGGCATCTGTTTTTGCTAAGGCCGGCTATGCGGCGGGGGAACATTCGGAAAGCAGCAGCCAGTATCAGAAAGACGAAATTGTTTTTGAAATACATACCCTGCTGTTCCCATCCCTGTGCCGCTTATATCCCAAATGCCGGCCGTTTCTGCAAAACCTATGGCAGTGCGCGCGCCAGGCCGAAGCTTCTCAGCAGTTTTTTCTGACGGAAACGGCTGAATTTCTAATGATGGTTTTACACATGGCGTCCCATTTTTACTATGGGAACTGCGGCATTCGTTTTTTTTTGGATCTTGCCATGTACCTTGATCAGTACAGCATGCAGATAGACTGGAAAATTGTTTTGGAGCAGATGCAGACTTTTGGCTTAAGCCGGTTTCTGCGGGAAATGCTCGCGCTGACTGCAAAGTGGTTTCCGGTGAATCTTCCAGACGACATTTTGCAGACAGAAACTTTCCAAAACAGGCGCTTAGAGCAAATGATTCTGTCGGGGGGCACATACGGATATGTTGGGCGCAGCAATCTGTCGCTCGCTGTCAAAACAGACTATGCGCTGTCTCACAAAAAAACAGGCGCAAAGCATCTATTGTGTGCATGGATTTTTCGTCCGATTAACCATTTACAGGGAGAATACACCTACTTAAAAAAGTACCCGTTTCTGTACCCACTATCGTTTTTTCAGCGGGCAGTCCGCTGGCTGCGCAGACGAAAAGGCAGAGACACTTTCGCAAGTGTCCGCGACCTTCCCAAAGAAGCAGATAGGGTATCGCAGGAATTTGATCTTCTTCACAAGATAGGACTAAAATAA
- a CDS encoding glycerol-3-phosphate responsive antiterminator, producing the protein MHALGERIIANPVIAAVKTEGALQDALKSDCDVIFLLTSTVMDVKECVEKIHEAQKLAVVHVDLVEGLSTREIAVDGLISICHPDGIISTHPTLIRRARHRGLLTVQRAFILDSMSITSLYPQLELGKPDFVEILPGIIPRVVGELCKNVSIPVITGGLIHTKEEVMANMAAGAVAISTSCPDVWAM; encoded by the coding sequence ATGCACGCATTAGGGGAACGAATTATTGCCAATCCGGTTATTGCGGCAGTGAAAACCGAAGGGGCCCTGCAGGATGCGCTGAAATCTGATTGTGACGTTATTTTCCTGTTGACTTCAACGGTCATGGATGTAAAAGAATGTGTAGAAAAGATTCACGAAGCGCAAAAGCTGGCTGTTGTGCATGTCGATTTAGTAGAGGGACTCAGCACCAGAGAAATTGCGGTAGACGGTCTAATTTCTATTTGTCACCCCGACGGCATTATTTCCACACACCCCACCCTGATTCGGCGGGCGCGCCACCGTGGACTGCTCACTGTGCAGCGTGCATTTATCCTGGACTCTATGTCGATTACAAGCCTGTACCCGCAGCTAGAGCTTGGCAAACCCGACTTTGTCGAAATTTTGCCCGGCATTATCCCGCGCGTGGTTGGGGAACTATGTAAGAATGTTTCCATTCCTGTCATTACCGGGGGCCTGATTCACACCAAAGAAGAAGTGATGGCAAATATGGCAGCCGGAGCAGTGGCTATTTCCACTTCCTGCCCAGATGTATGGGCCATGTAG
- the gyrA gene encoding DNA gyrase subunit A → MENENNQRIIDVDLEEEVQKSFMAYSMSVIVQRALPDVRDGLKPVHRRILYAMYEDGITPDKPYKKCATTVGDVLGRYHPHGDASVYDALVRLAQDFSMRYMLVDGHGNFGSVDGDPPAAYRYTESRMSKLSVEMLRDIDKETVDFGPNFDDSRKEPKVLPSHFPNLLVNGSTGIAVGMATNIPPHNLGEVIDGVCALIDNPDITLDGLMEHIKGPDFPTAGIIMGRAGIRAAYATGRGRITVRARAEIVEEKNGRFSIVVTELPYQVNKARLIESMADLVKNKRINGISNIEDHSDRNGMHILITLKRDASPQIVLNQLYSYTQLQTTFSVNMLAIVGAHENYGGEPKLLTLKQILEYYVDFQKDVITRKAKFDLKKALARAHILEGLKIAVDNIDEIIAIIRSSRDRATARARMTERFGLDDIQTQSIVQMPLGALTGLERKKLEEELAAIEAKVADLRDILAHEERVLAIIKEDAQNVKKKFSDERRTEIVSVSGEVDIEDLIPEEECVLTLTNFGYVKRLAADTYHTQNRGGRGISAMTRRDEDVASEMFVCGSHDYVLFFTNFGRVYRLKCYEVPEGSRTSKGVNIANLLPISQGESVTSMIRVPEFDDESYLCMVTRNGIIKRTPLSAYNTARKGGVIALDLNEGDELCWVRLTTGDDELLVATHLGMAIRFNENDVRPMGRVAHGVKAITLKDSDYVVGMSILREGGRVLTVSETGFGRLSPIEDYRMQNRGGKGLTNYHIDKYGCVAAIKVVDLTDDIILISEEGIIIRIPADSIRICARPSKGVKVMRLTGTDKVITLARTEHEDDTPTDALPDNDDDADEESEDDLQTDEDDENTEKPDESTNAEGKTNDTD, encoded by the coding sequence ATTGAAAACGAAAATAACCAGAGAATCATTGATGTCGACTTAGAGGAAGAAGTACAGAAATCCTTCATGGCGTACTCTATGTCGGTCATTGTACAGCGTGCTCTGCCGGATGTGCGCGACGGCCTGAAGCCGGTGCACCGCCGCATTCTGTATGCAATGTATGAGGACGGCATTACGCCGGATAAGCCCTATAAAAAGTGCGCGACCACCGTGGGCGATGTACTGGGCCGGTACCATCCGCACGGTGATGCCTCGGTGTATGACGCACTGGTGCGTCTGGCACAGGACTTTTCCATGCGCTATATGCTGGTCGACGGCCACGGCAACTTTGGCTCTGTTGATGGCGACCCGCCTGCTGCTTATCGTTACACAGAGTCCCGTATGAGCAAGCTGTCTGTCGAAATGCTGCGCGATATTGATAAAGAGACCGTCGACTTTGGGCCAAACTTCGACGACAGCCGCAAAGAACCCAAAGTGCTGCCCAGCCATTTTCCAAACCTTTTAGTCAACGGCTCCACCGGCATTGCTGTCGGCATGGCGACAAACATTCCGCCGCACAACTTGGGGGAAGTGATTGACGGCGTCTGTGCACTGATTGACAACCCCGACATTACTCTTGATGGTTTGATGGAGCACATTAAGGGCCCAGATTTCCCGACCGCCGGCATTATTATGGGCCGTGCCGGAATCCGCGCCGCCTATGCTACCGGCCGCGGCCGCATTACTGTGCGCGCCCGTGCAGAGATTGTGGAGGAAAAGAATGGCCGCTTCAGCATTGTTGTGACCGAGCTGCCCTATCAGGTCAACAAAGCGCGCCTGATTGAAAGCATGGCTGACCTGGTCAAAAATAAGCGTATCAACGGCATTTCTAATATTGAGGACCATTCCGACCGAAACGGCATGCATATTCTGATTACGCTTAAGCGGGACGCTTCCCCGCAGATTGTGCTCAATCAGCTGTATTCCTATACTCAACTGCAGACAACTTTCAGTGTGAATATGCTGGCAATTGTCGGCGCACACGAAAATTACGGCGGCGAGCCAAAGCTGCTGACCTTAAAGCAGATTCTGGAGTATTACGTCGATTTTCAGAAAGATGTTATTACCCGCAAAGCAAAGTTTGACCTGAAAAAAGCACTGGCCCGCGCACATATTTTAGAGGGTTTAAAAATTGCTGTCGACAACATCGACGAAATCATTGCCATTATCCGTTCTAGTCGCGACCGCGCGACCGCGCGTGCACGCATGACCGAGCGCTTTGGCTTGGACGATATCCAGACCCAGTCTATTGTACAGATGCCTTTGGGTGCTCTTACTGGTTTGGAGCGCAAAAAGCTGGAGGAAGAGCTGGCCGCTATCGAGGCGAAAGTCGCCGACCTGCGTGATATTTTGGCGCATGAAGAGCGTGTGCTGGCAATTATCAAGGAAGATGCCCAAAACGTAAAGAAGAAGTTTTCGGATGAGCGCCGTACAGAAATTGTTTCTGTTTCCGGCGAGGTCGATATTGAGGACCTGATTCCAGAGGAAGAGTGCGTGCTCACGCTTACCAATTTTGGCTATGTCAAGCGCTTGGCAGCTGACACGTACCATACGCAGAACCGCGGCGGCCGCGGTATCAGCGCCATGACCCGCCGCGATGAAGATGTCGCGAGCGAAATGTTTGTCTGCGGCAGCCACGACTATGTGCTGTTCTTTACAAACTTTGGCCGGGTCTACCGTTTGAAGTGCTATGAAGTGCCAGAGGGCAGCCGCACCAGCAAAGGTGTCAATATTGCCAACCTGCTGCCGATTTCACAGGGCGAAAGCGTCACTTCCATGATTCGCGTACCGGAATTTGACGATGAAAGTTACCTGTGCATGGTTACCCGCAACGGTATTATCAAGCGCACCCCGCTCTCAGCCTACAACACCGCACGTAAAGGCGGCGTGATTGCGCTTGACCTCAATGAGGGTGATGAACTGTGCTGGGTGCGTCTGACGACCGGTGATGATGAGCTGCTGGTTGCAACCCATTTGGGTATGGCAATTCGCTTTAACGAAAATGATGTGCGCCCTATGGGGCGTGTTGCACACGGTGTAAAGGCCATCACGCTGAAAGACAGCGACTATGTTGTCGGCATGAGTATTCTGCGCGAGGGCGGCCGGGTGCTGACCGTCAGCGAGACCGGCTTTGGTCGGCTGTCGCCCATTGAGGACTACCGCATGCAGAACCGCGGCGGCAAGGGCCTGACAAACTACCATATCGACAAATACGGCTGTGTGGCGGCGATTAAGGTCGTAGACCTGACAGATGATATCATTTTAATTTCTGAAGAGGGTATTATTATCCGAATTCCCGCCGATTCCATCCGCATTTGTGCGCGCCCAAGCAAGGGCGTCAAGGTTATGCGCCTGACCGGCACCGATAAGGTCATCACGCTGGCCCGCACTGAACACGAAGACGATACACCTACTGATGCCCTGCCGGACAATGATGATGATGCAGACGAAGAATCGGAAGACGACCTACAGACGGACGAAGACGACGAAAATACAGAAAAACCCGACGAATCCACAAATGCTGAGGGGAAAACAAATGATACAGACTGA
- a CDS encoding NAD(P)/FAD-dependent oxidoreductase codes for MYDLVVIGGGPAGLAAAYQAYQHGLRNILILERDKELGGILNQCIHNGFGLHRFGEQLTGPEYAGRFIKMLNDTNVQVSLDTMVLDVTPDKKVHCVSKKEGYRIIDAKSVILCMGCRERTRGAIGIPGTRPAGIYTAGTAQRYANIEGYMVGKRVLILGSGDIGLIMARRMTLEGAKVLACVELMPYSSGLTRNIVQCLQDFNIPLYLSHTITDIQGNGRVEKVIVAKVGPDRKPIPGTEMEFDCDTILLSVGLIPENELTRQAGIEMDPHTKGAVVYENMETSIPGVFASGNVVQVHDLVDFVSGESELAGASAAEYVEKGEPESGRVLNLQVGDGVGYTVPQRVRMGNVDKNVTVSFRVRRIYGTSSIVVKSGDTVVARFKRERMTPGEMEHITLPRVLLEKAPQDTLTVQAEEAQKS; via the coding sequence ATGTATGATCTGGTTGTAATTGGCGGCGGCCCTGCTGGCCTGGCCGCAGCATATCAGGCATATCAGCACGGCCTGCGCAATATTCTGATTTTGGAACGCGATAAGGAGCTGGGCGGCATTTTAAACCAGTGCATTCATAATGGCTTTGGCCTGCACCGCTTCGGCGAGCAGCTGACCGGCCCGGAATATGCCGGCCGCTTCATTAAAATGCTCAATGACACCAATGTACAGGTCAGCTTGGACACCATGGTGCTGGATGTGACCCCCGACAAAAAAGTACATTGTGTTTCTAAAAAAGAGGGATACCGCATTATTGACGCAAAAAGTGTCATTCTCTGCATGGGCTGCCGGGAGCGCACCCGCGGCGCCATCGGCATTCCGGGTACACGCCCGGCCGGTATTTACACCGCCGGCACCGCACAGCGGTATGCCAATATCGAGGGCTATATGGTGGGCAAGCGCGTGCTGATTTTGGGCAGTGGCGATATCGGCTTGATTATGGCTCGCCGTATGACACTGGAGGGTGCAAAAGTGCTGGCCTGTGTCGAGTTAATGCCGTACTCCAGCGGCCTGACCCGCAACATTGTGCAATGCCTGCAGGATTTCAATATTCCGCTGTATCTTTCCCATACGATTACGGATATCCAGGGCAACGGCCGTGTTGAAAAGGTAATCGTCGCCAAAGTCGGCCCCGACCGCAAGCCGATTCCCGGTACCGAAATGGAATTTGACTGCGATACCATTCTGCTCAGCGTTGGCTTGATTCCAGAAAATGAGCTAACCCGCCAGGCCGGCATTGAAATGGACCCGCACACAAAGGGCGCTGTGGTCTATGAGAATATGGAAACCAGTATCCCCGGCGTTTTTGCCAGCGGCAATGTGGTACAGGTGCATGACCTGGTCGACTTTGTTTCCGGTGAAAGTGAATTGGCCGGTGCTTCTGCTGCCGAATATGTAGAAAAAGGCGAGCCGGAAAGCGGCCGCGTACTGAATTTGCAGGTCGGCGACGGAGTTGGCTATACGGTGCCGCAGCGCGTGCGCATGGGCAATGTCGACAAGAATGTGACAGTTTCTTTCCGTGTACGCCGTATTTACGGTACCAGCAGCATTGTGGTCAAGAGTGGGGATACTGTTGTCGCACGCTTTAAGCGCGAGCGCATGACCCCCGGCGAGATGGAACATATCACGCTGCCCCGTGTTCTGCTGGAAAAAGCCCCGCAGGATACGCTGACAGTACAGGCTGAGGAGGCACAAAAATCATGA
- a CDS encoding DUF1667 domain-containing protein: protein MKEVICICCPKGCHLQVDEEHDYKVTGNGCPNGLAYGKEEITNPTRIVTSTVRVTGGIHPRCPVKTDKAVPKKLVPAVMEALNDIDLKAPAAGGAVVIEHVCGTDANIVTTRSI, encoded by the coding sequence ATGAAAGAAGTCATTTGCATCTGCTGCCCCAAGGGCTGCCATCTTCAGGTAGATGAAGAACATGATTATAAAGTGACCGGCAATGGGTGCCCAAACGGCCTTGCTTACGGCAAAGAGGAAATTACAAATCCTACCCGCATTGTTACCAGCACCGTGCGTGTGACGGGCGGCATTCACCCCCGCTGCCCTGTCAAAACAGACAAGGCAGTGCCCAAAAAACTGGTACCCGCAGTGATGGAGGCGCTGAACGATATCGACTTAAAAGCGCCGGCAGCCGGCGGTGCAGTCGTTATAGAGCATGTCTGCGGCACCGATGCCAATATTGTGACAACACGCAGTATCTGA
- a CDS encoding ABC transporter ATP-binding protein/permease, whose translation MWEKIKKLISDRDSQKRYAVWIFQQSRPYAGRLTVLMLIKISVVLFGVFSAAVDKLVIDCASAALGLKWSLTLLVALNLLSLVLGIVLDLLTTLWTEKFSYQIRNHLYDQILQTKWSALQQFHSEELLSRMTSDIGAVTNGIVNLSIYLVSLAVQIISAFLLLYHYDKSLAVFALILGPIAAAASILFGVKLKKLQVHLQQSEADYRIFLQEHLSHVTILKAFCQEEQSRAGLDRLQGERFLWVCKKNAMSVAANAVIGLSFFVGYLFAFISGVLKLAKKAIGYGTLSAFLSLVGQIQAPIMGLADTLPQVISVLASAGRIMDIDGLPKETLPAKRESAPLAGRLGVFAKNIFFSYGGQAVFQDASFSIAPGAVTAVVGESGAGKTTLIRLLLAFLEPQKGRIVYQDRAGHSLPCSAAARAYISYVPQGNTLFSGTIRENLQMGSSGAADDDMERALRAADAWPFVSALPNGLETTLGETGAGLSEGQAQRISIARALLRKVPVLLLDEATSALDEKTELCVLQQIAQLPEHPTCIFITHRSSVLAYCTQILRVEEKKITEIQKNKLL comes from the coding sequence ATGTGGGAAAAAATCAAAAAGCTGATTTCGGACAGAGACAGCCAAAAGCGCTACGCTGTCTGGATTTTTCAGCAGAGCCGCCCATACGCCGGCCGGCTCACAGTGCTGATGCTCATAAAAATCTCCGTTGTGCTGTTTGGTGTCTTTTCCGCGGCAGTCGATAAGCTGGTTATAGACTGCGCTTCCGCGGCTTTGGGGCTGAAATGGTCCCTCACCCTGCTGGTTGCTCTCAATCTGCTGTCCCTGGTTTTGGGTATCGTGCTGGACCTTTTGACGACTTTGTGGACAGAAAAATTCTCCTATCAAATTCGCAATCATCTGTACGACCAAATTCTACAGACCAAATGGAGCGCTCTGCAGCAGTTTCACAGTGAGGAACTGCTTTCCCGTATGACCAGCGATATCGGTGCCGTGACCAACGGCATTGTAAATCTTTCAATCTACTTAGTTTCCCTGGCAGTGCAGATCATTTCCGCGTTTTTGCTGCTCTATCATTACGACAAGTCCTTGGCAGTGTTTGCCTTGATTCTGGGACCGATTGCCGCCGCGGCTAGTATTTTATTTGGCGTGAAACTCAAAAAGCTGCAGGTCCATCTTCAGCAGTCAGAGGCAGATTACCGCATTTTTTTACAGGAACATCTGTCGCATGTCACTATTTTGAAAGCTTTTTGTCAGGAAGAGCAGAGCCGGGCCGGGCTAGACCGGCTGCAGGGGGAGCGCTTCCTTTGGGTGTGCAAAAAGAACGCCATGAGCGTTGCGGCAAATGCTGTCATCGGCTTATCCTTTTTTGTAGGATATTTATTCGCATTTATCAGCGGCGTACTGAAACTTGCAAAAAAAGCGATTGGGTATGGCACCCTTTCTGCCTTTCTCTCTTTGGTGGGACAGATTCAGGCGCCTATAATGGGTTTGGCGGACACTCTGCCGCAGGTTATCTCTGTTTTGGCTTCCGCCGGCCGCATTATGGATATTGACGGCCTACCCAAAGAAACACTGCCGGCAAAACGGGAAAGCGCTCCCCTTGCCGGCAGACTTGGCGTTTTTGCGAAAAATATTTTCTTTTCGTATGGCGGCCAGGCAGTTTTTCAGGACGCGTCTTTTTCCATTGCGCCGGGTGCTGTGACAGCAGTTGTAGGAGAGTCGGGTGCGGGCAAGACAACGCTGATTCGCCTGCTGCTGGCATTCTTAGAACCGCAGAAAGGCAGAATTGTCTATCAGGACAGAGCCGGTCATTCTCTGCCCTGCTCTGCCGCTGCGCGCGCTTACATCAGCTATGTACCACAGGGCAACACCCTTTTCAGCGGAACAATCCGTGAAAACCTGCAAATGGGCAGCAGCGGCGCAGCCGATGATGACATGGAGCGCGCTCTGCGCGCCGCGGACGCATGGCCGTTTGTCTCTGCGCTTCCCAATGGGCTGGAAACCACCCTGGGGGAAACGGGCGCCGGCCTTTCAGAGGGGCAGGCACAGCGGATCAGCATTGCGCGTGCGCTGCTGCGAAAGGTTCCGGTCCTGCTTCTAGACGAAGCAACTTCTGCGCTTGACGAAAAAACTGAACTGTGCGTGCTGCAGCAGATTGCGCAGCTGCCAGAGCACCCGACCTGCATCTTCATCACGCACCGCAGCAGTGTGCTGGCATACTGTACGCAGATTTTGCGTGTAGAGGAAAAGAAAATCACGGAAATACAGAAAAACAAATTGCTGTAG
- a CDS encoding NAD(P)/FAD-dependent oxidoreductase: MYDVAIIGCGVVGAATAYALSRYDMKVVVLEAENDVAEGATKANSAILHAGFDPEPNTSMARLNVDGIALAKQICDRLDVPYKICGSLVLALSPEELPHLQHLYDNGIANGVPDIHLLSAEETLQREPNLSKTVQGALWAPSAGIISPWEYALAMIEVAVRNGVELRRSCPVSNIRKKDGVFSVSIPSDTVEAKYVINAAGVYSDKIHNMICKPSFHIIPTRGEYYVLDKNEGELVHSTIFQCPSKVGKGVLVSPTVDGNLIVGPNAEEVGPEDRGCTAAGLSFIAETARRSVPGFSLGDSIRNFAGVRANVDTGDFIIGEAPDVENFIDLAGIKSPGLSSSAAIALEVIKIFQKKRVLPEKKKDYKDGRKKIHFKQLSAEEKAKLVHEHPEYGRVICRCETVTEGEILNAIHSDVPARTIDGVKRRCNAGMGRCQGGFCGPRVLEILCRELHIDPLQVLQDRDGSYVLESETKQGGKHHV, from the coding sequence ATGTACGATGTAGCAATCATAGGCTGCGGCGTGGTTGGTGCCGCAACTGCCTATGCGCTTTCCCGCTACGACATGAAAGTGGTCGTGCTGGAAGCAGAGAATGACGTTGCCGAAGGTGCTACAAAGGCCAACAGCGCTATTTTACACGCAGGCTTTGACCCAGAACCCAACACCAGCATGGCACGCCTGAATGTTGATGGCATTGCTCTGGCAAAGCAGATCTGTGACCGTTTGGATGTTCCATATAAGATCTGTGGAAGCTTGGTACTGGCGCTTTCTCCAGAGGAACTGCCGCATTTGCAGCATTTGTATGACAATGGGATTGCAAATGGTGTGCCGGATATTCATCTGCTCTCTGCAGAAGAGACTCTGCAGCGTGAGCCGAACCTTTCCAAGACGGTGCAGGGTGCTTTGTGGGCGCCGAGCGCCGGAATTATCAGCCCGTGGGAGTACGCGCTGGCTATGATCGAGGTCGCTGTACGCAATGGCGTAGAGCTGCGCCGCAGCTGCCCGGTTTCCAACATCCGCAAAAAAGACGGCGTCTTTTCTGTATCTATTCCCAGTGATACAGTAGAGGCGAAATATGTGATCAATGCTGCCGGTGTTTATTCCGACAAAATTCACAACATGATTTGCAAGCCAAGCTTCCATATTATTCCGACCCGCGGCGAATATTATGTGCTGGACAAAAACGAGGGCGAGCTTGTGCACTCTACCATTTTCCAGTGCCCAAGCAAGGTAGGCAAAGGCGTTTTGGTTTCGCCAACGGTTGACGGCAACCTGATTGTAGGCCCGAATGCCGAAGAAGTTGGGCCGGAAGATCGCGGCTGCACCGCCGCAGGTCTCAGCTTTATTGCAGAGACTGCTCGCCGCAGTGTGCCGGGTTTCAGTCTTGGCGACTCTATCCGCAACTTTGCCGGTGTGCGCGCCAATGTCGATACAGGCGACTTCATCATCGGTGAGGCACCGGATGTAGAGAACTTTATCGATTTAGCCGGCATCAAGTCACCGGGCCTTTCTTCCTCTGCAGCGATTGCACTGGAAGTCATTAAGATTTTCCAGAAAAAGCGCGTCTTGCCGGAAAAGAAGAAAGACTACAAAGATGGCCGCAAAAAGATTCACTTTAAGCAACTTTCTGCGGAAGAAAAGGCAAAACTGGTGCACGAGCATCCAGAGTACGGCCGCGTCATCTGCCGCTGCGAAACAGTGACCGAGGGCGAAATCCTCAACGCCATTCACAGCGACGTGCCCGCAAGAACTATAGACGGCGTCAAGCGCCGCTGCAATGCCGGCATGGGCCGCTGCCAGGGTGGCTTCTGTGGACCGCGTGTCCTTGAAATCCTGTGCCGCGAGCTGCACATAGACCCGCTGCAGGTTCTGCAGGACCGCGACGGCAGCTATGTACTGGAATCTGAAACAAAGCAGGGAGGGAAACACCATGTATGA
- a CDS encoding NUDIX hydrolase, whose translation MIQTEKTLKRKDVYHGRILQMHVDQVQLQDGSISTRECVDHPGGVCVAAITAENEVLLVTQFRYPYREAVIEVPAGKLDHPGEDPLEACKREQKEETGTAADQYVPLGVLYPSPGYTNEKLHLFACRITSQGSQHLDDGEFLEVERVPLVRALEMIDRGEIRDAKTQVVILRAAQLVRDGKL comes from the coding sequence ATGATACAGACTGAGAAAACACTGAAGCGCAAAGATGTGTATCATGGCCGCATTCTGCAAATGCACGTCGATCAAGTACAGCTGCAGGACGGCAGCATTTCCACCCGGGAATGCGTTGACCACCCGGGCGGCGTCTGTGTAGCGGCAATTACAGCAGAAAACGAAGTTCTGCTGGTTACGCAGTTCCGCTACCCGTACCGGGAAGCGGTGATCGAGGTGCCCGCCGGCAAACTGGACCACCCCGGTGAGGACCCGCTGGAAGCTTGTAAACGGGAGCAGAAAGAAGAAACCGGGACGGCGGCTGACCAATATGTGCCGCTCGGTGTGCTGTACCCCTCCCCCGGCTACACCAATGAAAAGCTGCATTTGTTTGCCTGCCGCATTACTTCTCAGGGCAGCCAGCACTTAGATGACGGCGAATTTCTGGAAGTGGAGCGCGTTCCGCTTGTCCGGGCACTTGAAATGATTGACCGCGGCGAGATTCGGGACGCAAAGACACAGGTCGTTATTTTGCGCGCTGCGCAGCTTGTAAGAGACGGAAAACTGTAA
- a CDS encoding S24/S26 family peptidase — MEIISVPAADLYAFFKTPAAAGAVCPMLVNGTSMQPTLHHLRDTVWLTALNRPARRGDIVLFRRKNGQVVLHRVLHAQKGILEMNGDGQMFTENVPECCAAALVRRFQRSGKMIDCRAPLYRTYSRLWCAVRPVRPQIFRFCSMWRRLSERESSCGKKSKS; from the coding sequence ATGGAGATAATCTCTGTTCCTGCGGCTGATTTATATGCGTTTTTTAAAACCCCGGCAGCGGCGGGCGCTGTCTGCCCAATGCTAGTCAATGGGACCAGTATGCAGCCCACTCTGCACCATTTGCGGGACACGGTGTGGCTGACAGCCCTAAACCGCCCCGCGCGGCGCGGCGATATTGTTTTATTTCGGCGAAAAAACGGCCAAGTTGTTTTGCACCGGGTCCTGCACGCCCAAAAAGGCATACTGGAAATGAATGGGGACGGCCAGATGTTTACGGAAAACGTACCCGAATGCTGCGCAGCTGCGTTGGTGCGGCGCTTTCAGCGCAGCGGAAAAATGATAGACTGCCGGGCACCGCTTTACCGGACTTACAGCAGACTTTGGTGCGCGGTGCGGCCTGTCAGGCCGCAGATTTTCCGCTTTTGCAGCATGTGGAGGCGGCTTTCGGAAAGGGAAAGTTCATGTGGGAAAAAATCAAAAAGCTGA